The region tttccagtgACCCGTGAAGGACAGCAGTCGTCCTCATGGATGATCAGTTAGAAATCTCTCAACACAGCTGCAAACACCAAAACCCTGTCAGAAAAAGCTAACTAGGACTTGCaatatgtttttcatttcttgatgaaaaatgtttcacGCAAAGTGTAagttgttttctgatttttaccATGACTGTTCATCAAATTAAACAACAAACACTGACTTGGGCTGGGGTAATGAGCTTGGCTctactttggaaaaaatactCCAATTAGCATTTCCCTAAAAAGATGCTGAAACAAGATTTCCTTCATCTTGACATTGGTAACAGACAGCAGAAAGATTTTTACTGAACAAATTAATCATCTGATAAGgtcttctccctttttctcgGAAACTCAAATCTGCCAAAGATCATAGAAAGAAGTGAGTTAAACGTCCTATATGATCAAACAAAGTTTCCCAAATACCAGAGCTACAGATCAATTCAAAAAGTTCCAAAACTGAAACCAACCAGACAGAACACAATACAGGACTGGagtgaaaaaattaaacaggacATGAGGGCTACATCTTTAATTACTCATTCTGCTGTCGATTACTTGCCCTGTAACAAGTCATTCAGGTCAAGGTCCACAAAAGTACAGATACCCAAGCCCTCTATTTATTTGCTGTGGAAGTTGGGATGCCTGAATATTTTATGGGTTTGGCCCTTCGTGCTGTCTGCCTCAGTGCCcaaataatgaaatacagctGGTAATAGCAGACAGCAACCTGAGGAGGATGAGCCCACCCTACAGCTCTAACGCTTCATACAGACAAATCCACCACCCTGAGCTGGGGTTGCAGAAGTGCTGGCTGTAagggagaaacaaaaaatcataATCTGTTGTTTCAGATGATCATCATCTGACAGTGACAGGAGAATATTTTTACTCTCAACACCTATTATTTCTAGAGCTCTCCCTGCACTAGCTATGGAGAGCTCTACAATAGCGTGAGTTGGATACGAAGCCCCCAACTGATACACTCCTCAGCATCGAGCTGCCAACAGCTCAGACCCATTATTCAGTGAGAGGCCCTAAAGATGAACTAAATTCAGCATGTATCAGAGCTCTGATATGAATACAAATAAAATCACTCTCGTGTTAAAGGATGTCTACGTCTGAGGTATAACACTATGTTGCTTATCAAATTCACCTGAGTTCATGCTGaactgaaaaaacagaagccGGGGCAAATGGAAGCATTCAACCAGATCCCTAAAACGGGTTTGATGCGAGGTGCCATATCTGTGATGAGCTGATGTATTGTGGCAGTGTTATTAAGGACTAACCACACACTGAGAGATTTTGAAGGACAAAACCACTATTTTGCATTAACCCACGTTCCTGAAAGAAGGCCCCAAATAAAACTGGTGCAGATATAGTCAGTATTCTGGTCTCTCTCTGAACAATGTACCATTTCTCctagggatttttttctatgtatttatactcaataaattattttgctccCTATCCATCTTGTAGAAGTTTCTGCATTCAAGATACAGTTCACAACTGTCCTAGGGCAAGTGATCCAAGAGCACAAACTCACTTCACAAGAGCGAATATCAGATCTTCAGTCATTACTGACCAAATTTGCATAGGTGAGGAGGAGGATATAGGTCCCATGTTACTATACCTGAGGCACCTCTGTTCTTTACTTCCAGAAAActttttgtgacttttttcttctctggtgAATTACGCCCCATAATTCCTCTGATTAGCTCTGATTTAGATTTGtttgttaaaatgaaagcaatttaaaagtaattaatcATTATAGTTGCTAAAGAGCCCTGGCTCAACATACATATTGATGTACTAGCACTGTGTAACGCTCCCCACTACTTCAAATCGGGGACAGTGGATGAGGGAGTTTAAGCATTCTTCAGGAGGCTAAGCAGCACCACAGAGACACTTGCTCTGCATAGCACCAATGTATCCAAAAGACGGGTGGTAACAGGACACCGATATTGATAAATGAACAGAGAATAAAAGATAAATACTATGCTTTGCAAAAATTATCAGATAATGGTGAACGCATAACATTTAATAGCTCATCTATGCATCCAAGGGACTTTcaaattcaattttatttcaagtcCATGCCACTAGAGTCTCCTAAGTAAAGCACTGTCATTTTATAAGAACAGCTGTGTAGGGCACAGGTTCTCTTCACCCTAAACAGCAAACAATAGCATGCCTTTATGAGGGAACAAGTTGAGTTGAACTTGAGCACCAGATTCATTCTCCTGACCAACAACAATCAGATGCTTATTTAGGAACAAATTTCCAGGTAAAATCCCACCATACTTCTGCCAAGTACCAACAAGCAAAAACCACAAAGAATTTAATCAAACTGCTTGGTATTCTTATGTGTTGTAATGGGAGGTGTTAAAATACCTATTATTTTAATTGACTTTGCTCAGGATTTAGGTCTGGGTGGAGCATATGCCAGTCCAGAGCACAGCAGGACACGGGGAAGTTGTGAGCAGATCGGCCTCATCACTGGATTGCTATTGATAGCTCAGGAtttgttttttcagctgtaactaACAGTGATTGCTGTATCTGGTGAATAAGGACAAAATACTCCCCAGTATTAGTTTGGTTATTATGGTAAATGTCACACTCAGAAACAgtatttcctccttctcttgttgcaaacacagcaaaattttATGGCAGTAATTAAGAGATACTGAGGGTGAAATTATGTATCCTATTATATTTATGGCTGCAAGACAATGCAATTTCTCCCTTGCTAAAAACACCTTACAAACTTACAAAACATGAGAATTAAAAAGCCGTTttccatacaaaaaaaaaagactgtattCTATGCCATTTGGGGGGACCGAGGAAATTCAGGTAAGGGAAGCTGCaaattcctctttcttttcttgcacgGAAACCACAGACGGACTTCGCTCCTTCTCACCCTCTGAACTTGCAGCTAATCTCTCTGCGTGACAGATGGCTTCTCTTAGCGTTTAAAACCCAGGCCGGAGCGGCGCAGCAGGCCGAGCGGCGCCCGGGCCGGAGAGGGGGCAGAAGCAGCGCCCGACTCACCTATGAGCTCCCCCGTCATGAAGAGGAGGTAGAGGAGGGCAGCCAGCGTCAGCCGCTTCTTAACCTTCCTCTGCTTCGAGCGCTCCCGCCGGCTGCTGCAGCCGCCGCAGGGGCCCGGCCGGTGCCGCGGGGCCGCCTCCCGCCCCAGCAGGGACTCGTCGTCCGAGGGCAGGCCCGCCGGCGCCCCGTTCGCCGCCGGCTCCGGGGCCGCCTCCGAGGCCTCCTCCGACACCACCACGCGCAGCTTGTTGAACCGGGGAAAGTCCTCGTCCCCCACCTCGTCCGAGAAGTCGAAGGCACTGGAGTCGTTGAGGAACAAGGGGTCCTCGCTCCTCCGCAGCAGTGACTTGATGCTGGTCCAGATGCCGGGCCGCGCCATAGCGGCGGCGCCCGGGGACCCCGCCGGGTGCGGCCGATCCGCCGCTGGCGCGGCTCCCCCTCGCAGGCGGCGCCCGTCCGCTCGCCGTCCCGTCAGGACATGTCCCCTACATCGACCCGCCGGGGCTCAGCCGCGGAGAGCCCCGGCGCTCCCGAACCGCGCCGCCGCCTCCTGGCCCCCCGcctccgcgcccggccccgcgctgTGAGGTGCGGCGGGCGCTGTCAACCCGCAGccccgggccgccccgcggagcccgcctccccgccgcgcTCAGCCGGCGCGGCCCCGCTCGCTCACGGCGCGGCCGGGCAGGCGGCGTCGGGCGCAgggccgcctccccgccgccgcagGGGGAGCGCCGCCGCCGCAGGCGTCACATCCATCCGCGCCGCGCTGTGGGCACGGCGGCGAGCGGGGGCCGTGCCGCAGCACAAACCCCCTGCGCTGGCCCCGCCGAGGGCGACGGCAGCGGCCGCGGAGGGTCCAGGACGGCCGCCCGCATTCCCTGCGCGCCAGCGGAACCGAGCACCGCCCGCACCGCGTCTGCGCCGCCCGCCTGGGAGGGCTGCGGGTTCGAGCCCCGCGCCCGCCTGCTCGCCGCGCCCCGCACCGACCGCGGGCCCGCGCTGCGGGGGCCGAGTGGGGCCCGGAGAGCGGCGGGGGGTCGCCCGGCGCGATGGCGCTCAGCAGCGGCCGGCTCTGCGGCAGCCGCGTTGCCTTGGGCAGCCCGGCGGGCGCTTGCCGTCCCTGTGTGCGTCCTGCGCAGTCGGTCAATGGCGTGCGAGGTGTGGGCTTCCACGGTAAAAGCCGTCAAATCCCAGTATGACCTGTGGGTAGGCAAGCAGCTGTTTTCACGTACACTGGAAGCCTGAGCTGCACCGTTCCGTGCTCCGGCTTCGCATCTTAAAAAGTCACAGGTTTGCACTGCGTAGCTTTTTGGTCTTTCTTGCCCATCAAAGGCAAAGCTCTTTACACCATTTCAAATAACGCCCTTTAGGGCAGTGCCAGGCTCTAGGAAGTCACATGTACTTTTCTGAACATTCCATAAAGGATGTAGGGAGAAACAAACCTGAGAGGCCCTGCTGTCACAGAATTCCTTTCATAACCATGCTCCAACTTAAAAGTAATTAGATTTTTGCCTTTATTAATTCTGTTGAGAGGTTAATTTTCTCCTAATTTCCAGGCTACATGTATTCAGGGCCAGACAGCACCCATTGCCAAATTTTGTTACTACATCAGTCAGTTCCTAAGCCATAAACATGTCTGGAAAATTGCCTGCTTGAGGCAAAGTACACATCCTGTTTTTTGACCTGGTCGAAGGAAGTTACCACATAAAGACCAGAGAGTTGTATGGAACTGCTGGATTTTGGAGAAGGGCACTCCCTTTCTGGTCAAGGGCTGATAGCAGATTCTGGCATGCATCTGGGCGGCGCTGCTGGGCGTGGAGCAAGCCCCTTCTTGGAACAGGCCTCACAGGAGGGGTGCCGTGTATGGTAAACTGGCCTTGGGTGGGGATTGCTTATTGTTGTTCTCCATAATGACTCAAATAAACAGTATTATGCATTGTCTGAATTCCCTTGCCACTTTACAATGTGGCCCATGTCCTGAGCATGTAATCTCAAGTTATTCTTCCTCAGGTAGCTGAAGAGATGCCATCCTCGGCCCTTTCGCCCACCTAGTGATTCCCCCAACAGGGTTATCAGCACAATTGTTTTGGGGCCAGGTGATTACTGGGTCCCTGAAATGggccagaataaaaaaatacgTCTTGGAGGGGGTTGGGATATATTTGTATATGTAACTGAGACTGCTTCCATGCTCACAACTTGCATAGACATCCATATGACAACTGAGGGGACAGCAAAAAGTGGGGGAGTCCAAAAGAGCAGTCAAGGCTGGGAAACTGTAAAGCCAGCCTTGCTGCCTTGGGAAACATTCCCAGCTGTGTACCAGTTCAACCATTCTTAATGGCTTTGATCTCCTCCGGGTGATTTAACTCACAGTGTGTTTCACCACTTGCACCAGCATAAGCAAGCCAAGGCACACAGGCATGGACAACCAGCCAGGTAGGAGCCACCAAAACAACTACTTGTAAAACTCTGTCTGAAAATGTTGGGCTTTGCGTAGGGAGGACTGAAGAATAGGCTCATGCTCCGTTCTGCTGCCCCTCCTACAGGGACAGAAACTTCTAGCACTGAGGAGGGGTAGTGAGCTGGGGGACTTAACACCCTAATCCAGTGCATCAAGGCTTGCTGGTTTGGTTCTTACTGAATAACTAAGACTGGATTTTCTGAAGTTCTGTCAAGGACCAACTCATAAGTTGTCAAGATGTGCTGAACACAACCTTTTGTAATAAATAGCCTGTTACACTTCACTTCGTTATTATGACAGCCAAGGCTGTGCTCCCTCTGTAGTCTTGTTTAGTTAATAAGGACAGAGAGTCTTTAAGAAGTTACCTATTAATGTGAAATATCTCCTTTTCATACCTGAAGTCATACAGCACTTTCAAAGCTGATTGTTTAAAACATACTATTTGCTATACGGTTCAAGCACACTTATTCCCTCTTTCCTCAGATATCTAGGGTGGGAGGTTACTATATATGTAACTGCTTAAATCAGTTACAGCAATAAAATCCAGAACATGTAGGTGACAATGTTGCATTAAAAGTTTCTGACCTCAATTGCCacaatataaaatgaaaacaaaacgTGATGATTTGCTGTTACAGTGTCACATGCTTAggcatttgttttcccagtAGTTTGAAACCTACCAGCTTTGCCGTGTGTGAACTTGCAATATTGCTGGGAGGGGAAGACCTCAGTGAGAAAGCTAGAAAGTTGTGTACAAACTTTGGACAAGCACCTGGAGGTAAAGCATTGAATTGCTGTAGGGTTAGGAGTAGCAAGTAATTGCAGGAATACAACAGAGGGCTGTagcagaacaggaaagaaaggaaacatacAAGGATATTAAACACAGATTCATGAACACCGTTGCACATGGATGGGTAGAAAAACCATCAGCTGAAGAGTCTATGTTCTTCATAATTCTCCTTTGGGTAGCTCTGTTGCTGCATAGGGACTATAAATCCAGTTGAACTAATTACAGAGTTGTCCTCAgcatgattttctttctgattcacTGTATGGCTCCATAGGTTATGGAGTTTGCTGTTGGGTAGTATCTTATCTTTAGATAAAAACTGTAATGTTAGCACTGATTTTGCACTACTCCTTGAAATATTTAGACCAGCAGGTAACTGTGCTTTTTCTTAGTCTAACCAAATGCTTATGTTCCTTATCAGAGGGCTCACTTAACTTCcttttcaaatatcttttgctcttaaaataaaaccttaccTAATCCTTCACAGCATAATGAACTTGGTAATGCACTTGGGAAACAGTTACTCTGAAACAGAACATGGAacatgtagaggaaaaggaaCAAGAGAGGCTTTCTATCAGTGTCTTATTTGGAGCACTTGGGTTGATAAATAGTTAAATTTTAACTTGTCTAGAAAAACAGGTACCAATTTTATATTCCAATTCTTAGTCTATTTCTGCAAGACGTGGGAGGGCCTGGAACAGGCAAAGCAGGAGCACAAATCTGAAACTCCCACACCTCAAGTGAGATGATTTCAGACTGATTATCTCACTTGTTCTTACCAGAAATTCCATCTGGAAGCTGGTAAGACTTTCCCAGTCAAACTTgcaaaaaaagtttcttttttttcccaccaaaaGAAACTTCAAGTAAAATCACTAACCAGTTGGAACTGAGAATTTGACTCAAGTCTGTTTAAGTCAATGGTCAAGTTCCTGTTGTTGCAACTGGCTTCAGGCCAGGCCTTtgatgcttattttttaaagcaaaagcagaaaaagaaagaaaaccgATTAGGTTTTCAGTGTGATAACAGAATAGTGACATAACTGTGATCAATAGTCAATTAGAAAATATACACATCATCTCAAAAATCCAATTTTTGCCTCAGtgtgtttctgaaaagcatTGGCGGGACTATCTGAGTTTAATTTAATCTtgaagtttgggggttttgtggaAGTACTGCAttcaaacactttttcactggtTCCTTCATCAGTTTCTTTCTACAGTTGTGTCTGCCTTTCCTGAAAAGACCTTTACAGTTAAAGgagtaaacaaaaatattaatcctACAATACAGAGATggatacacacacaaaaactggctctcagaattttatttcctaagGAACAAAAGCTGAAAGTAGTGAATAATCTGCATAATTTCTGgagaataaaatacaaattcattCAAGCAGGAGAAAGTACGACCCCGAGAAAGACCACCTTGCCGTgattttagttgtttttttttcctcggAAGCAGAGCTCACTGAACTGTGCAGTTCACACCTCTGCCTGGAAGCCATTATTCCCCAGGAAGGTGAACACGTCATCCACTGCTGGCAGATTACTCCTCGCTGCTTTTACCTCTGTCTTTGCCCAGCCGATGCACCAAGGTGGCGAGGGCGCCAATCCTGACAAGAGTGCTGAAAACCAGGGGCACCCCCTCCTTCcatgccttcccttccctgtgacacacagccccagcactgtgccacagcagccagccctgcagagacCCAGATCGCACTGCCCGCTGTCCCAGGCCACCTGCtaccccctgcacccctgccGCCCCCTTCATTCCCAGTCCATCTCCctctgaaacacagaatcatagaatcatcaaggttggaaaagacctctagaatcatcaagtccaaccgccaaccaacaccaccatgcctccgaaaccatgccctgaagtgccatgtctacatgttttttgaacacctccagggatggtgaccccaccacctctctgggcagcctggtccaatgcctgAGCACtacttcagtaaagaaatttttccttatatccaacctaaacctcccctggcacagcttgaagccatttcctcttgtcctatctctagttacttgggagaagagaccaacacccacctcactacaacctcctttcaggtaattgtagggagcgataaggtctcccctcagcctcctcttctccaggctaaacaaccccagttcccccaacctctcctcataagacctgctctgcAGACCCCTTACCAGCTTCGTTGCCATTCTCAGGACACGCTCCaacacctcaatgtccttgtaccgaggggcccaaaactgaagccagtattcaaggtgcagcctcaccagtgccgagtacaggggcacaatcactgccctgctcctgctggcaggatactattcctgatacaagccaggatgctgttggccttcttggccccctgggcacactgctgactcatgtccagctggctgtcaaccagcacccccggGCCTTCTCTGTCAGGCAGTTCTCCAGCCGCTCTTCCCCAAGTCTGTAGCGTTGCCTGcggttgttgtgacccaagtgcaggccCCAGCACTTGGCCATGTTAAGCCCCATATAGCTGACCTCGGCCCATggacccagcctgtccagatccctctgcagagcctccctgccctcgagcagaCCGCACTCCCGGccagctcggtgtcacctgcaTGCACGCATGAACATAAGTGTCTGCCCGTGTCTCGgggccgcggccccggcccctcaTCGCCCTTTGCGCTGCCCCGGGGCGGCTCAGGACCGCCCTGAGCCCGCCGCGGGGAAGGGAGCTGAGCTGCGCGGAACGGGGCCACTACGACGACACCGCCCCGCCGAGCGGCCGGCGCTCCGAACGTCAGTTATACGTTATTTCCGCATCCGGAGCGGCGGCCGCTCTAGCCAGGTGCGCTGTGAGGAGACTCTATGGTGGGGCGCCAGTGTGCGTGGCTGATGTCGCCACCCCGCCTGGCCCGGTGAGGGCAGCCgcgcccccgccctccccccgtagccccggccccggccccgacGGCCTCTCGCCCCGCCAGACGGGCGTCGCGGGGCTGCAGCGATGAGCCTGGCGGAGCGGCCTGAAGAGGCGGCGGCGACAGCCAGCCCCAGGCGCCCGCTGGGTAGGTGAGGGTGGCTGGGCAgggccgggcggcgggcgggagcggggagGCCCGAGGaggggccggggcagcccggccggggccgcgcccgaaggcggccggggccggccggggcTGAGGGCCGCGGGGAGCGCTCCGTGTCCCGGCCGCCCTTAGACGGGGCttcgggcccgggcccgcgcccGCCCCGGGAGAGCCGTCGCGGGGCGGGCGGCTGGGCTCCCTCCGAAGCGAAAGGCGGGCGGCTGCCGCCGTGTCCTCCCTGCGGTGTGGCCTGTGTATGGAAGTGTTTTATCTTCCAAGAGCTTTGCAGGCAGTAAGTCACCGTAGCTTGCCCGGACGAAAGTCACACTTAACTAACTCCCGCAAACTTCTGGAGTTGAGCGCGTGGTGTTTTAATGAGGTATTAGAATTCTTTGAATGAAAGGCTGAGACCTGTATTTGGTACGCCTAGGTATATTCTCTTAACTCTGGAAGCAAAAGGTGGGCGGGTGTTAATGTTTGGGTGTTCTTGACTGGGCCACAACGACTGATAATGCCCCTTTTTCCCTCAGTAGACTGGAGTattgatctttcttttttatttttataccttactttattttgggttttttgttttttttttttagaatgctctatttctctctttctcttctgctggtGTTCAGATAAAGCTGTTTGCCAGGAAGCTCATGATATAgggctgggaagaagggaggaaataaagggaggggaggaaaaaaggaagcacGGTTTAGTTGTTAAAGTGCAAAGAATTACAACATCAGTGTTGAAATACTTTCAATTTTTAAACAGGTAAATGTAGTTGCTCAGGGTGAAACTTGAAGCGTGTGCTGACCTGTTGCATTCAGCCTTGCTGTTCTTTGGTGTAGGTCCTAGTGATGCATCTCCAGATGAAGGAGTAGTAGAAGATCTTCCTTTAATAGATGAGAAAGCTGTGGAGCAGCTAACCAAAGGATTGCTTTCTCATTATCTGCCTGATCTTCAGCGATCAAAATCAGCACTACAGGAACTTACGTaagcaaatttttaaaaccaaCTTCTTATATGTGCATACTTTGCCACATTTTCCAGTGTAATGTTCTAGCTACCCTGAGCTGGAATATAGTTTATTGTAGCATTTCTGTGTTCTGACTATAGCATCCTGAATAGTTAATTGATTTGCGGGAGTACTGGGGGAGTGTAAGCTGCAGCGAAGCTCTCAGAACTTTGGCTGAAGAATGGATAATGCTAGGAAGCTAAAATACCCTAACCCAGGTATAGGAAGCATGCAGATTTCTTAAATACTTGTTCACCTTTGTAGTGGTAAGTCTGCCAAAAGCTAGATTTATTTGGTTTGTAGAGATGCAGTTCATACTCAGGGCAGCTTGTAGTGTGGTATATTGTTTGTTGTCCAGTCTCCAAACTGAGTTGCAAAAGATACACTGGGAAAATATAATCAAGGAGCTAAGCAGGTAAGAATTGTTTGTACATTGGCATCTCACTGGTAACTGAGGCCAGTTTATATTCAGGTGCAGACTGGGTCTGCcatgcacacaaaaaaactGGAAAGGGTTTTACCCAGAGCCACCTCGGGTTTTGCAGGGCACATTGGTTTGGGCTTCGTGATGTGTGATGTTGTTACGCTGCTGCCAAGGACAGCCTGTGTCTGGAAGGACTTCAGCTGATTTGTGTGGGATGGAAGATCCTTAATAAGCACCAAGGATGCACGCAAGTTCCATACAAAAATAACTTAGTCCTTCAGCATGATGCAGAGGCAAGCGAGTGGAAAGTCAAGAGCTAGTTGTTTTCCCTTCATTCACCATGGGGTGTTTACTCACTGCAGCCTGCTGAGTGCCTGTTCAGGGGTTTCGGATATTCGTCCTGGATATCTTATCATGCTGGATGGTGCCAACTGAATTTGTGTGTACTCAGCTgggattattttaaaaccatttactTGTGTCTTTATTGAAAACACCTAGCAATGCATGAGAGAAATCTGATATTGGGAAGCATGTTTTTATACTGTTGTGATCAAAAgtagtatttatttaaagagaTGCTTGAAAAGCATATGCCCTGCTTTAgttttatgcatattttttttgtttcagacagAACCAAGTGGTATTACTAGAAACATTAGAACaagaaatttcaaaattcaAAGAGTGTAACTCAATTCTTGATATCAATGCTTTGGTAAGTACTGTTAATACTTTCTTAAATCTCTACTAGTGTAGATTTTCTTGCTGAAGCATTAGTAGCAACTTGCATATTTTCCTTGTTCTTGGTGACCTACAGGAAAAGAACCAACCAGTTCAGATATTCAGGACAAAGTTGCTGGAGAGGGTGCAGAACCAGCATACCTCCCTTAAATAGGAAGGGCAGAAAGAGCAGGCTCAGTCAGCCAGTTGTAGTAAGTCTAGCTGTTTAAAAGTAGTAAGTCTAGCTGTTCAGAACCAGTAGCCAAAGCAAATGTAGGCCACTTATCGGTAGGACTGCGGCTCCAACATGAGCTGTGTGCGCTCCCCCAGACCAGCAGGAAGGGTGCATGAAACACTGATGTATTGTGCATaaaatgctaatatttttattctgtttaatgAATGAATTATTCTATATATTCTGTATGAATACCTGTAATATGTAAACTTTATATATAAACTTGAACATGTTTAA is a window of Phalacrocorax aristotelis chromosome 7, bGulAri2.1, whole genome shotgun sequence DNA encoding:
- the BLOC1S6 gene encoding biogenesis of lysosome-related organelles complex 1 subunit 6 translates to MSLAERPEEAAATASPRRPLGPSDASPDEGVVEDLPLIDEKAVEQLTKGLLSHYLPDLQRSKSALQELTQNQVVLLETLEQEISKFKECNSILDINALFSEAKHYHNKLVNIRNEMMMLHEKTSKLKKRALKLQQKRQKEELEREQQREKELEREKQLTAKPARRT